A part of Sander vitreus isolate 19-12246 chromosome 8, sanVit1, whole genome shotgun sequence genomic DNA contains:
- the islr2 gene encoding immunoglobulin superfamily containing leucine-rich repeat protein 2, translating to MARQLLQLLVLWTTVVGIVQCCPELCSCQDKFAHQFADCAYKDLLVVPVGLPSNVTTVSLSANKIKFLKSKSFINITQVTSLWLAHNEIVTIEADTLAPLIHLRNLDISYNKIVNFPWEDLHNLTALQLLKMNNNEMVNLPKDAFATLKDLRSLRINNNKFTTIVQGTFSALSSMSHLQIFNNPFICSCSLEWLRDWITTTKISVPEPNSILCDAPEHLNGTMVTAIPKLDCKAPTVTITYQPNIENTELYEGLTVILNCETKGSPTPQVIWEVTAGNQNYLFPLPSTGEINDVPINDKTTNNRFLVFRNGTLIIPQLSKKEDGNYSCSAVNDLGKAESNVKVEMAATQKHGSNSKPDFTVDKIRPSVKKPAEPKISKNNVINWTKPDEKTKGSPEDSLDKSVGTGQDGGVTKNPTFASKCGVRESTEHISNHAFNLSLDDLKQYTFDFGVIALEVSETEAKVQLNPLQLPSSKSNLHLSHTENHETVNKEAIGLFQSSSSKATLDMLYLCVNTGNGHSMVQWSNIEEGVNAYRFHGLQPGTNYTLCLTYGGQDCQVQVVFTTRKKIPSLLIIVIVSIFLLGLATVPLLGATCCHLLYKYHGKTYKLIMKAQNPDQMEKQMTGDFDRRASFVESEKTFDPSELGEGEGDAEGEEGDGEAEGSVVTESIPGSSSKTNQEEFEMGSEYSDRLPLGAEAVNISEEINGNYKQPSR from the coding sequence ATGGCGAGACAGCTCCTGCAGCTCCTTGTCCTGTGGACTACTGTGGTTGGCATTGTGCAGTGCTGTCCAGAGCTCTGCAGCTGCCAGGATAAATTTGCCCACCAGTTTGCTGATTGTGCTTACAAAGACCTGCTGGTAGTACCTGTGGGTCTCCCCTCCAATGTTACCACCGTGAGCCTTTCTGCCAATAAGATCAAATTTCTGAAAAGTAAAAGCTTCATCAATATCACACAGGTCACCTCTCTCTGGCTGGCCCACAATGAGATAGTTACTATAGAAGCAGACACCTTGGCCCCCCTGATCCATCTCCGCAACCTGGACATCAGCTACAACAAAATTGTGAACTTTCCATGGGAGGATCTGCACAACCTCACAGCCCTGCAGCTCCTGAAAATGAACAACAATGAGATGGTGAACCTTCCAAAGGACGCCTTTGCCACTCTGAAAGACCTGAGGTCGCTGcgcatcaacaacaacaagttTACCACCATTGTGCAGGGTACCTTCAGTGCTCTCTCCTCCATGTCCCACCTTCAGATTTTTAACAACCCCTTCATATGCTCCTGCAGCCTGGAGTGGCTGAGAGATTGGATCACGACAACCAAGATTTCTGTCCCCGAGCCAAATTCCATTTTATGTGATGCCCCTGAACACCTGAACGGCACAATGGTTACAGCGATTCCCAAACTGGACTGTAAGGCCCCTACTGTCACAATTACCTATCAGCCCAACATTGAAAACACAGAGCTCTATGAGGGTTTGACGGTCATTTTAAATTGTGAGACAAAAGGGAGCCCCACACCACAGGTCATTTGGGAGGTGACTGCAGGAAATCAGAATTATCTGTTCCCCTTGCCCTCCACTGGAGAGATAAATGATGTGCCAATTAATGATAAAACAACCAACAATCGATTCCTCGTCTTTAGAAACGGCACTCTCATCATCCCTCAATTGAGTAAAAAGGAAGATGGAAATTACAGCTGCTCTGCGGTGAATGATTTAGGTAAGGCAGAGAGCAATGTTAAAGTGGAAATGGCAGCCACCCAAAAACATGGCAGCAACTCAAAGCCCGATTTTACGGTGGACAAGATCCGTCCATCCGTTAAAAAGCCTGCAGAGCCCAagatttccaaaaacaatgtGATCAACTGGACCAAGCCTGACGAAAAGACAAAGGGCAGTCCTGAAGATTCATTGGACAAAAGTGTCGGCACGGGGCAGGACGGCGGCGTTACAAAGAACCCCACCTTTGCGAGCAAGTGTGGCGTGAGAGAAAGCACTGAACACATCTCCAACCACGCCTTCAACCTGAGCTTGGATGACCTGAAGCAGTACACTTTTGATTTTGGTGTTATTGCATTAGAAGTATCAGAGACGGAGGCCAAAGTGCAGCTGAATCCGCTGCAGCTTCCCAGCAGCAAATCTAACCTTCATCTCAGTCACACTGAAAACCACGAAACAGTGAATAAAGAGGCCATTGGTCTGTTCCAGTCCTCATCCAGTAAGGCCACCCTGGACATGCTCTACCTCTGTGTAAATACAGGTAATGGACACTCCATGGTTCAGTGGTCCAATATAGAGGAGGGTGTTAATGCTTACCGCTTCCATGGTTTACAGCCTGGCACCAATTACACACTTTGTCTCACCTATGGAGGGCAGGACTGCCAAGTCCAAGTAGTCTTCACAACTAGGAAGAAAATCCCCTCCCTGCTTATCATCGTGATTGTCAGCATTTTCCTATTGGGTCTGGCCACTGTTCCCTTACTGGGGGCCACCTGCTGCCATTTGTTATACAAGTACCATGGGAAGACCTACAAGCTGATCATGAAGGCTCAGAATCCGGATCAGATGGAGAAACAAATGACTGGAGACTTTGATCGCAGGGCGTCTTTTGTGGAATCAGAGAAAACCTTCGACCCCAGCGAATTAGGCGAGGGGGAGGGAGATGccgagggagaggaaggagacggaGAGGCTGAGGGGAGCGTGGTGACAGAGTCCATCCCCGGATCCTCATCCAAAACCAACCAGGAGGAGTTTGAAATGGGCTCGGAGTACAGTGACAGATTACCGCTGGGAGCAGAGGCAGTCAACATCTCGGAGGAGATCAACGGCAACTACAAGCAGCCAAGCCGCTGA
- the stra6 gene encoding receptor for retinol uptake stra6 encodes MDKDALLDYEYPDLDPLPSKIEAETIPPCDPTADDRLYHICITAISLVVMLILAILARRTKVGDRQTGLPGLLSPVNFLDHTQHKGLAVAVFGVLLCKLWGLIISPNPLPFITDTENKQNWVILGVFYYPALYYPLLACGTLHNKVGYVLGSLLSWTHFVVLVWQKIDCPKTPLIHKHYSLFSSLPQIACLAFLSFQYPLFLFKGLKGTEKNNVTEDLSSSYYKDYVKKMLKKKKPTKISTETPKLPQRIIDAMKSYIYTPEEAFRFPLKLAISGVVSFITLYQVGLLLISSVLPPLQIARSGVDEDVANLLASFKIMLSPDKHEVVRIVVYYMWCVEVCYISAMTLSGLVNLAMLMRSMVLHRSNLKGLYRGDIYNVYNCQRSIRASRPALVCWMGYTSFTAAHICIGMIIQTMVFFLCLLIAVFLIIIPVLHGQNLILFQILGSMWPFWLMILLAVLIQNVTGRFCFIRKTAGTRDLDNRGNLFLLTYLMFPVNVLIGVLLAVWRMIITALFNIVHMGRMDISLLNRNVEAFDPAYRCYAHYLKIEVSQSHPVMKAFCGMLLQSMDQEESNAAQRSRDVEEGIQLVDQEKKQRKVSSAKRAQRHWQLLYTLVNNPSLVGTRKHFQCQTTESFLNGSLNRSAKEGSKKEATTKEAAAGN; translated from the exons ATGGATAAGGATGCTCTACTGGACTATGAGTACCCAGACCTGGATCCTTTGCCATCCAAAATTGAAGCAga AACAATCCCTCCATGTGACCCTACTGCTGATGACAGGCTCTACCACATATGCATCACTGCGATATCT CTCGTTGTCATGCTGATCCTCGCAATCTTAGCCAGACGCACAAAGGTgggcgacagacagacaggactcCCAGGTTTACTCAG TCCGGTCAACTTCCTGGACCATACGCAGCACAAGGGCCTTGCAGTGGCTGTGTTTGGAGTGCTCTTGTGCAAACTGTGGGGCCTGATCATATCGCCAAACCCCCTCCCCTTCATAACAGACACAGAGAATAAAC AGAACTGGGTGATTCTGGGAGTCTTCTACTACCCCGCGCTATACTACCCTCTCCTGGCATGTGGTACTTTACATAATAAAGTTGGTTATGTACTTGGTAGCCTCTTGTCATGGACGCACTTTGTTGTTCTGGTCTGGCAGAAAATTGACTGTCCCAAAACACCTCTG ATACACAAACACTACTCCCTTTTCTCCAGCCTGCCCCAGATAGCTTGCTTGGCATTCCTTAGTTTCCAGTATCCCCTTTTTCTATTCAAGGGCTTAAAGGGCACTGAAAAGAACAATGTTACAGAG GATCTCAGCAGCAGCTACTATAAAGACTACGTGAAGAAAATGCTCAAGAAGAAGAAGCCCACCAAAATCAG CACAGAGACGCCAAAGCTCCCTCAAAGAATAATTGATGCTATGAAGtcatacatttatacaccagAGGAAG CCTTCCGGTTTCCACTGAAGTTGGCTATATCTGGTGTGGTGTCATTTATTACCCTGTATCAG GTGGGTCTTCTACTGATCTCGTCAGTTCTGCCACCTCTCCAGATCGCCCGTTCGGGAGTCGATGAAGACGTTGCCAACCTATTAGCTAGCTTTAAGATTATGCTGTCTCCGGATAAACATGAAGTGGTCAGAATAGTGGTTTATTACATGTGGTGTGTAGAAG TGTGCTATATCTCAGCGATGACCCTGTCTGGCTTGGTCAACCTGGCTATGCTCATGCGCTCCATGGTTCTGCATCG GTCAAACCTGAAGGGGCTGTACAGAGGAGATATCTATAATGTTTACAACTGCCAGAGAAGTATCAGGGCTTCGCGGCCAGCACTGGTCTGCTGGATGGGATACACCAGCTTCACTGCAGCTCACATCTGCATTG GCATGATCATCCAGACCATGGTGTTCTTCCTCTGCCTTCTGATCGCCGTCTTCCTCATCATCATACCTGTACTGCACGGACAGAATCTGATTCTCTTTCAGATCCTGGGGAGCATGTG GCCCTTCTGGCTGATGATTCTCTTGGCTGTGTTGATTCAAAATGTCACGGGCAGGTTTTGCTTTATCAGAAAAACAGCAGGCACACGAGACCTAGACAACAG GGGTAATCTGTTCCTGCTGACATACCTAATGTTCCCAGTCAACGTTCTGATCGGGGTGCTTCTGGCAGTGTGGCGCATGATCATCACAGCCCTGTTTAACATTGTCCACATGGGACGCATGGATATCAGTCTCCTTAACCGCAATGTAGAAGCATTTGACCCAG cctACCGCTGCTATGCTCATTATCTGAAGATTGAGGTGAGCCAGTCGCACCCTGTGATGAAGGCCTTCTGCGGGATGCTGCTGCAGTCCATGGACCAAGAGGAGAGCAATGCTGCACAGAGATCACGGGACGTTGAAGAGG GGATCCAGCTGGTCGATCAAGAGAAGAAACAGCGCAAAGTGTCCAGTGCAAAGAGGGCCCAGAGACACTGGCAGCTCCTCTACACCCTGGTCAACAACCCCTCCTTGGTGGGCACCAGGAAGCACTTCCAGTGTCAGACCACAGAGAGCTTTCTGAATGGAAGCCTCAACCGCAGCGCCAAAGAGGGGAGCAAAAAGGAAGCCACAACCAAGGAGGCTGCTGCCGGAAACTGA